A single Candidatus Dadabacteria bacterium DNA region contains:
- a CDS encoding YjbQ family protein, producing MKSHTEYLWFNTDKKREFVHITPTVRQIVQQSGITEGFVLVSAMHITASVFVNDLEQGLFEDIWEWLEGISPFREDYKHHRTGEDNGDAHLKNLLMHHQVVVPVTEGDLDLGPWQEIFYGEFDGKRRKRVVVKAIGI from the coding sequence TTGAAATCTCATACCGAGTATCTCTGGTTTAACACGGACAAAAAAAGAGAGTTCGTTCATATAACTCCGACGGTAAGACAGATAGTTCAGCAAAGCGGCATAACAGAGGGTTTTGTCCTCGTATCCGCGATGCACATAACAGCTTCTGTCTTCGTAAACGACCTCGAGCAGGGGCTTTTTGAGGACATATGGGAGTGGCTTGAAGGCATCTCCCCCTTCAGGGAAGATTACAAACATCACCGCACCGGGGAAGATAACGGTGACGCTCATCTGAAAAATCTCCTCATGCATCATCAGGTAGTGGTTCCCGTGACGGAAGGAGACCTTGACCTCGGCCCCTGGCAAGAAATCTTCTACGGGGAGTTTGACGGCAAGAGAAGAAAAAGGGTGGTCGTGAAGGCTATCGGGATATGA